A stretch of the SAR86 cluster bacterium genome encodes the following:
- the pyrE gene encoding orotate phosphoribosyltransferase: MLKNETLFFELALKSNALLLGDFILKSGKKSPYFFDVGSFFNQGFLAEVSNLYTEEIISSKLEFDVVFGPAYKGIPLAAAVSASLSTKISKPIPFAFNRKEAKVHGEGGNIVGELKDKKVLVVDDVLTAGTALKQSLEIITQEGGSAIGCLVALDREEILDDLLARDKIFQDFNISVTSIAKISKLIEFLENCERQGEAEIIKNYLLGA; encoded by the coding sequence ATGTTAAAAAATGAAACTCTTTTCTTTGAATTGGCTCTAAAGTCAAATGCACTTTTATTAGGTGATTTCATTTTAAAATCTGGAAAAAAAAGTCCATATTTCTTTGATGTTGGATCTTTTTTTAATCAAGGCTTCTTAGCTGAGGTATCAAATCTATATACCGAAGAAATCATTTCAAGCAAATTAGAGTTTGACGTAGTTTTTGGTCCTGCATATAAAGGTATACCTCTGGCTGCAGCCGTATCAGCGTCGTTAAGTACTAAGATTTCTAAACCTATTCCCTTTGCATTCAACAGAAAAGAAGCGAAAGTTCACGGAGAAGGCGGCAATATAGTAGGGGAGTTAAAGGATAAGAAAGTTTTAGTGGTTGATGATGTGCTTACCGCAGGTACTGCTCTTAAACAGTCACTAGAAATAATTACTCAAGAAGGCGGTAGTGCAATAGGTTGTTTAGTTGCGTTAGATAGAGAAGAAATCCTAGATGATTTATTGGCAAGAGATAAAATATTTCAAGATTTTAATATCTCTGTAACTTCTATAGCTAAAATTTCAAAACTTATAGAATTTTTAGAAAACTGTGAACGTCAAGGTGAAGCAGAAATTATAAAAAACTATCTTTTAGGTGCTTAA
- a CDS encoding GatB/YqeY domain-containing protein, producing the protein MADSIRHLIEEAVKSSMRERNKDRTSTLRMALSELKKEEIDNKIELSNEDSIKILQRMIKQRKESMSQFLNAQRNDLAEKEESEIVILQDFLPEQMSEEDIYKLVIEAIKETDAKEPKDIGKVMGFLKTNIQGNADMGIVSKLVKENLQG; encoded by the coding sequence ATGGCAGATTCAATAAGACATCTCATAGAAGAGGCAGTCAAATCCTCAATGAGAGAAAGAAACAAAGATAGAACATCTACATTAAGGATGGCCCTGTCTGAGTTAAAAAAAGAAGAAATAGATAATAAAATTGAATTATCTAACGAGGATTCAATTAAGATTCTTCAAAGAATGATAAAGCAAAGAAAGGAATCAATGTCTCAATTTTTAAATGCTCAAAGAAATGATCTTGCGGAAAAAGAAGAGTCGGAAATCGTCATATTGCAAGACTTTCTCCCAGAGCAAATGAGCGAGGAAGACATCTACAAACTAGTCATAGAGGCGATTAAAGAAACTGATGCGAAAGAACCTAAGGATATAGGAAAAGTAATGGGCTTTTTAAAAACCAACATTCAAGGAAATGCTGATATGGGAATTGTCAGCAAACTAGTTAAAGAGAATCTTCAAGGCTAG
- the folK gene encoding 2-amino-4-hydroxy-6-hydroxymethyldihydropteridine diphosphokinase, whose amino-acid sequence MTEKVFISIGSNLDPEKNIDKVKIHLDSHFEVTYSSIYKTPAEGFPGQDFLNLVCSFETNFDPLGLRSFLKEIEKKMGRTPSQKGMSSRVIDLDLILYGNLIEKTDQLDIPSKDIEKYNFVLEPLCELAGDAIHPELKISFREIKDQII is encoded by the coding sequence TTGACTGAAAAAGTATTCATAAGCATAGGTTCAAACCTAGATCCTGAGAAGAATATTGATAAGGTTAAGATTCATCTCGACAGCCATTTTGAAGTAACCTATTCAAGCATCTATAAAACTCCAGCAGAAGGCTTTCCTGGACAAGATTTTTTGAACTTGGTTTGTTCATTTGAGACAAATTTTGATCCTCTTGGATTAAGATCGTTTTTAAAAGAAATTGAAAAGAAAATGGGCAGAACGCCCAGTCAAAAGGGTATGTCGAGTAGAGTGATTGATTTAGATCTAATTCTTTATGGAAATTTGATAGAAAAAACAGACCAATTGGATATACCCAGCAAAGATATTGAGAAATACAACTTCGTGCTTGAACCTTTGTGTGAATTAGCGGGCGATGCTATTCATCCAGAACTAAAGATTTCTTTTAGAGAAATAAAAGATCAAATTATTTGA
- a CDS encoding phosphotransferase, giving the protein MGNELHETDENTGTMEVLERHQFDVSKLQDFMYENIEGFEGNIKLEEFKGGQSNPTYKVITPNQSYVLRRKPPGKLLKSAHAVDREYKVITGLNKTDVPVPKSYALCEDDDVIGTAFYLMEFKDGRVLWDAAMEDSDKDEALGVYKSMNDSMAKLHLVNPSEIGLEDFGKPGNYVGRQVSRWSKQYVDSETENIDSMNCLIEWLPKNLPSEKRTGIVHGDYSLTNVMIGKNDPNVIAILDWELSTLGDPCADFNYHCLQYIMNPKLADKDYCRNQGIPVIDDYVKMYSEKINVDLTEEWDLYSAYNLFKLAGILQGILGRVRDGTAAHENAAERASGVRNLSDKAWDLVKKNFL; this is encoded by the coding sequence ATGGGGAATGAATTGCACGAGACTGACGAAAATACTGGAACAATGGAAGTTCTGGAGAGACATCAGTTTGATGTCTCTAAACTTCAAGATTTCATGTATGAAAATATAGAAGGTTTTGAAGGAAATATTAAATTAGAAGAATTTAAAGGTGGTCAATCTAATCCAACTTACAAAGTAATAACGCCGAACCAATCCTATGTTCTAAGACGTAAACCTCCTGGTAAATTATTAAAATCTGCTCATGCAGTGGATAGAGAATATAAAGTTATTACTGGTCTTAATAAAACTGATGTTCCTGTGCCAAAAAGCTACGCTCTTTGTGAAGATGATGATGTGATTGGTACTGCATTCTACTTAATGGAATTTAAAGATGGAAGAGTTTTATGGGATGCAGCAATGGAAGATAGTGATAAGGATGAGGCTTTAGGCGTTTACAAATCTATGAATGATTCTATGGCTAAACTACATTTAGTAAACCCTAGTGAGATTGGTTTGGAGGATTTTGGAAAACCTGGGAATTATGTTGGTCGCCAAGTTTCTAGATGGTCAAAACAATATGTTGATTCTGAAACTGAAAATATTGACTCGATGAATTGTCTAATCGAATGGTTACCCAAGAATTTACCCTCAGAAAAAAGAACTGGAATTGTTCATGGGGACTATAGTTTAACGAATGTCATGATAGGGAAAAATGATCCAAATGTAATTGCTATACTGGATTGGGAGCTTTCAACTTTGGGCGATCCTTGTGCTGACTTTAATTATCACTGCCTTCAATACATAATGAACCCAAAATTAGCTGATAAAGATTATTGTAGAAATCAGGGTATTCCTGTGATTGATGATTACGTAAAAATGTATTCAGAAAAAATCAATGTAGATTTAACTGAAGAATGGGATCTATATTCTGCATATAATTTGTTTAAATTAGCTGGTATTTTACAAGGCATATTAGGTAGAGTAAGAGATGGGACAGCCGCTCACGAAAATGCTGCCGAGAGAGCTAGCGGAGTAAGGAACTTGTCTGATAAAGCATGGGATTTAGTAAAAAAGAATTTTTTATAG
- the tsaD gene encoding tRNA (adenosine(37)-N6)-threonylcarbamoyltransferase complex transferase subunit TsaD — translation MKILGIETSCDETGVAIFDMETNSIISEQLYSQASKHAEYGGVVPELASRDHLKKLIPLINLAIEKSGQDLKAIDAIAYTAGPGLRGPLLIGASTAKAISMSLNKPCIGIHHMEAHLLINLLENPAPSFPFLTLLISGGHCLLINAKALGDYEILGQTLDDAVGEAFDKVAKILNLGYPGGPLIESLAKEGNLESFNFPRPMTNKKNFDFSFSGLKTAVYYEFKKIKEIDASKKADLAASFQAAVADTLLIKTKEAMEATNLDELVIGGGVASNKYIRSKLIEGLEDKKIFFPPINRCTDNGAMIAYAGSFYIKNAKENLDLDIKPRWPLSEITNG, via the coding sequence ATGAAAATACTTGGAATAGAAACCTCTTGCGATGAAACTGGTGTAGCCATATTCGATATGGAGACAAATAGTATTATTTCTGAGCAACTATATAGTCAGGCTTCTAAGCATGCCGAATATGGTGGTGTTGTTCCCGAATTGGCTTCAAGAGATCACCTTAAGAAATTAATCCCTCTTATAAATCTAGCTATTGAAAAATCTGGCCAAGATCTTAAGGCTATAGATGCAATTGCTTACACCGCTGGACCTGGCTTGAGAGGACCTCTATTGATAGGAGCTTCTACAGCTAAAGCGATTTCAATGTCTTTGAACAAACCCTGTATCGGTATACATCATATGGAGGCGCATCTATTAATTAATTTATTAGAAAATCCCGCTCCATCTTTTCCTTTCTTAACACTTTTAATTTCTGGTGGTCATTGTTTGTTGATCAATGCTAAGGCTCTGGGAGATTATGAGATTTTAGGGCAAACTTTAGATGATGCAGTTGGAGAAGCTTTCGACAAGGTGGCTAAGATTCTAAACCTAGGATATCCAGGTGGCCCTTTGATAGAGTCTCTAGCAAAAGAAGGAAATCTTGAATCATTTAATTTCCCCAGACCAATGACAAATAAGAAAAACTTTGATTTTAGTTTCAGCGGCTTAAAAACGGCGGTTTATTATGAATTTAAAAAAATAAAAGAAATAGATGCTTCCAAAAAAGCAGATTTGGCAGCTTCTTTTCAAGCTGCAGTTGCAGATACACTCTTAATAAAAACAAAGGAAGCAATGGAGGCAACTAACCTTGATGAATTAGTAATAGGTGGGGGCGTTGCATCTAATAAGTATATTCGTAGTAAGTTAATAGAAGGTTTGGAAGATAAAAAAATCTTTTTTCCGCCCATTAATAGATGCACAGATAATGGAGCTATGATTGCTTATGCCGGCAGCTTTTACATTAAAAACGCAAAAGAGAATCTTGATCTGGATATTAAGCCCAGATGGCCTCTATCAGAGATAACAAATGGATAA
- a CDS encoding MaoC family dehydratase N-terminal domain-containing protein — MLKENEIKVGDTHTAILVEDLKRTQIVQYAGASGDYNPLHTDEIFTTQVAGYPSVFAHGMLSMGLTGTMLTNYVGDGALKKYGVRFTNQVWPGDTLTGKATIIEIREEEGSKVVDLMIETTNQNDVAVITGNATAIIET; from the coding sequence ATGCTAAAAGAAAATGAAATAAAAGTCGGGGATACTCATACAGCTATATTGGTAGAGGACTTAAAAAGAACCCAAATAGTTCAATATGCTGGAGCTTCAGGTGATTATAACCCTCTGCATACCGATGAAATATTTACAACGCAAGTAGCAGGATATCCCAGTGTTTTTGCACATGGCATGTTATCCATGGGACTTACTGGGACAATGCTCACAAATTATGTTGGCGACGGCGCGTTAAAGAAATACGGAGTTAGATTCACAAATCAAGTTTGGCCCGGTGATACACTGACTGGAAAAGCCACAATTATTGAAATCCGTGAAGAAGAAGGGTCTAAAGTAGTTGATCTAATGATTGAAACAACAAATCAGAATGATGTTGCGGTAATTACTGGCAATGCAACTGCAATCATAGAAACTTAA
- a CDS encoding MFS transporter, translating to MSEDKSSEVGGYHAKIALSLLVLVYIFNFIDRQILSILAEDIKADLGISNSDIGFLFGTAFGVFYSVVGIPMGKLADSWNRKNLISIGLAFWSFMTFLSGTAKSFLSLSIYRFGVGIGESSASPSAYSLLSDYFSPKVRATVLSIYSSGLYIGAGIGLFLGGAILDTWNSAYPDHTLAPFGLKGWQAAFMGVGLPGILLSIITFFFIKEPVRGMSEGIATETSKEPFKDTFKEFIGLTPISLIGEKESLKAIAINALLAFVIFGSCYVLYQLTGDFLQWTAWGIGAYLVSTWIQSLSKRDVVAFTLMFKSKAALYSFMAFPCIPFVGYAYSAFTPSFYINNHGMSALEIGTLIGLITAIGSFIGVIGGGYFGDKLRERYVGGRLYVIFAGGVLITLVGCFGMIYAESKNISLIFNFIYHIGSSVYVGCAATTVTNLVLPRMRAMAGAFFILTLSMIGLALGPYTLGRISDMFETQGYTAGDAMQTSMALILIILIIPSIFLFLAAKNLKADEESVVERAKKLGEK from the coding sequence TTGTCAGAAGATAAAAGTTCTGAGGTAGGAGGCTATCACGCAAAAATTGCTTTAAGCCTTCTAGTGTTGGTTTATATTTTTAATTTCATTGATAGACAAATACTTTCGATATTAGCCGAAGATATAAAAGCTGATTTAGGGATCTCTAACAGCGATATAGGTTTTTTATTTGGGACAGCATTTGGTGTTTTTTACTCAGTTGTAGGCATCCCGATGGGAAAATTAGCTGATTCTTGGAATAGAAAAAACTTAATCAGTATTGGTCTGGCTTTTTGGAGCTTCATGACATTCCTTTCAGGAACAGCAAAATCTTTTCTAAGTTTATCAATCTACAGATTCGGCGTAGGCATTGGTGAGTCCAGTGCATCTCCCTCGGCATACTCATTACTTTCAGATTATTTCTCTCCAAAAGTTAGAGCTACGGTTTTATCTATCTATTCCAGCGGATTGTATATTGGAGCAGGAATTGGTCTGTTTCTTGGAGGAGCAATTCTTGATACATGGAATTCTGCATACCCCGATCACACTTTAGCCCCTTTTGGATTAAAAGGATGGCAAGCAGCTTTTATGGGAGTGGGACTTCCTGGTATTTTATTATCGATAATCACTTTTTTCTTTATAAAAGAGCCAGTAAGAGGAATGAGTGAAGGGATTGCCACTGAGACAAGTAAGGAGCCTTTTAAAGATACATTTAAAGAATTTATTGGGTTAACGCCTATTTCTCTTATTGGTGAAAAAGAATCTTTAAAGGCAATTGCCATAAATGCACTTCTTGCTTTTGTTATCTTTGGTTCATGCTATGTTTTATATCAGCTTACTGGTGACTTTCTTCAATGGACCGCATGGGGAATTGGAGCCTATTTAGTATCTACATGGATACAAAGCTTAAGTAAAAGAGATGTCGTAGCTTTTACGTTGATGTTTAAAAGTAAGGCGGCCTTGTATTCTTTTATGGCATTTCCTTGTATACCTTTTGTAGGATATGCCTACTCCGCTTTTACTCCTTCTTTTTACATAAATAATCATGGGATGTCTGCATTAGAAATAGGAACACTTATTGGCCTTATTACAGCAATTGGCTCTTTTATAGGTGTCATAGGAGGAGGTTATTTTGGAGATAAGCTTCGCGAGAGATATGTAGGGGGAAGACTATATGTAATTTTTGCAGGCGGTGTGTTAATTACTCTTGTAGGCTGTTTTGGCATGATTTATGCTGAATCGAAGAATATTTCTTTAATATTCAATTTCATATATCACATTGGTAGCTCTGTCTATGTGGGTTGTGCTGCAACGACCGTTACAAATTTAGTATTACCCAGAATGCGGGCCATGGCCGGAGCTTTTTTTATTCTCACTTTAAGTATGATAGGCCTTGCCCTTGGACCTTATACTCTGGGAAGAATTAGTGATATGTTTGAAACTCAGGGTTATACAGCAGGTGATGCAATGCAAACGTCTATGGCCCTTATACTAATCATACTTATCATCCCAAGCATTTTTCTTTTCTTGGCAGCCAAAAACCTTAAAGCGGACGAAGAATCAGTGGTTGAAAGAGCAAAAAAACTGGGGGAAAAATAA
- the rpsU gene encoding 30S ribosomal protein S21: MPSIKIRPNESFDVGLRKFKRACEKAGIIPEVRKREFYEKPTSVLKRKKAAAVKREQKNQRKNRLGRPPRF; this comes from the coding sequence ATGCCATCAATAAAAATAAGACCAAATGAATCTTTTGATGTAGGGCTCAGGAAGTTCAAGAGAGCATGTGAAAAAGCAGGTATCATCCCAGAAGTCAGGAAAAGAGAATTCTATGAAAAACCGACATCTGTTTTAAAGAGGAAGAAAGCTGCCGCTGTTAAAAGAGAACAAAAAAATCAAAGAAAAAATAGATTAGGAAGACCTCCTAGATTTTAA
- a CDS encoding multifunctional CCA tRNA nucleotidyl transferase/2'3'-cyclic phosphodiesterase/2'nucleotidase/phosphatase gives MNIFLVGGAVRDALLNIEVQERDWVVVGASESELIDKGYKKIGKDFPVFLHPKTKEEYALARQERKTALGHKGFEFKFDTSVTLEEDLLRRDLTINAIAEDKDGNLIDPYGGMEDIKNKLLKSVSTSFDEDPLRVLRVARFASKLKFLDFKIENNTLEQMKKISSSGEIETLSKERVWSETYKALSTSNPEEYFSILLKVGALEKICQPIDLNLNALEKTSSDNQDHTIKWSVSVSENENIEKINNSFNAPKEFSEISEICSQINLFSGKKVSPESLMDLVNKCDLLRKPERFYKASKASSYIIESSLKPEKWIEIYDLLSDVSVDKTLREGKLIAKKLNTDRLAAVKNYLDKL, from the coding sequence ATGAATATTTTTTTAGTTGGCGGGGCAGTTAGAGATGCCCTATTGAATATAGAGGTTCAAGAAAGAGACTGGGTTGTTGTAGGTGCCTCTGAAAGTGAGCTAATTGATAAGGGATATAAAAAAATTGGTAAAGATTTTCCCGTTTTCTTACATCCCAAAACTAAGGAAGAATATGCGCTTGCAAGGCAAGAACGAAAGACGGCCCTAGGACATAAAGGTTTTGAATTTAAATTTGATACTTCTGTAACGTTGGAAGAAGATTTGCTGAGACGAGACCTGACAATCAACGCGATAGCAGAGGATAAAGATGGTAATTTAATTGATCCATACGGCGGGATGGAGGATATTAAAAATAAATTACTCAAAAGTGTCTCTACTTCTTTTGATGAGGATCCTTTGAGAGTCCTAAGAGTTGCAAGATTTGCTTCTAAGCTCAAATTCTTAGATTTTAAAATAGAAAATAATACATTAGAACAAATGAAAAAAATTAGCTCTTCAGGAGAAATAGAGACTCTAAGCAAAGAGAGAGTCTGGTCGGAAACATATAAAGCTCTATCTACAAGCAATCCTGAGGAATATTTTTCTATTCTTTTAAAGGTAGGTGCCCTAGAAAAAATTTGCCAACCTATAGATCTCAATCTAAATGCTCTAGAAAAGACATCATCAGACAATCAAGATCACACTATAAAGTGGTCCGTTTCGGTTTCAGAAAATGAGAATATAGAGAAAATAAATAACTCTTTTAATGCTCCCAAAGAGTTCAGCGAAATATCTGAAATCTGTAGTCAGATAAATTTATTTTCTGGTAAAAAGGTATCCCCTGAATCTTTGATGGATCTAGTAAATAAATGTGACTTGTTAAGAAAGCCCGAAAGATTCTATAAAGCTTCAAAAGCTTCCTCATATATAATTGAATCATCATTAAAGCCCGAAAAATGGATAGAAATTTATGATCTACTCAGTGATGTCAGCGTTGATAAAACATTAAGAGAAGGTAAGTTGATTGCAAAAAAATTAAATACAGATAGATTAGCTGCCGTTAAAAATTATTTAGATAAATTATGA
- a CDS encoding MaoC family dehydratase N-terminal domain-containing protein has product MAIEKFLVEASHIMMFARSVGDANPIYHDEDYAKETELGGIIAPPTFAQSSAQFDPDYFLRPKIGGEGWFGSGKEASGAKPSKDKGGGGGGAAMGLHAEQHFEYHLPVKAGDVLTATTKPGNTWEKESKRAGKLKFSESVTEYRNQNGELVITATGVGVQTERAVDS; this is encoded by the coding sequence ATGGCGATTGAGAAATTTTTAGTAGAGGCTAGTCATATCATGATGTTTGCAAGATCGGTAGGAGATGCAAACCCAATTTATCATGATGAGGATTACGCTAAAGAAACAGAATTAGGGGGAATAATTGCTCCACCCACATTTGCACAATCTAGTGCGCAGTTTGATCCTGACTACTTTCTTAGGCCTAAGATAGGCGGTGAAGGTTGGTTTGGTTCAGGTAAAGAAGCATCTGGGGCAAAGCCCTCAAAAGATAAGGGTGGTGGCGGAGGTGGTGCAGCTATGGGTCTTCATGCTGAGCAACACTTTGAATATCATCTGCCTGTGAAGGCTGGAGATGTTTTAACTGCTACAACCAAACCAGGAAATACATGGGAAAAAGAAAGTAAAAGAGCTGGAAAATTAAAATTTAGTGAAAGTGTAACTGAATACAGAAATCAAAATGGTGAATTAGTTATAACTGCAACAGGTGTTGGAGTTCAAACTGAAAGAGCCGTAGATAGTTAG
- a CDS encoding symmetrical bis(5'-nucleosyl)-tetraphosphatase, with amino-acid sequence MSNYAIGDLQGCYGELQCLLKKISFNKTEDSLWFCGDLVNRGSESLNCLQFLYSIRERCHIVLGNHDLHLIAVQNSIRDISKNDTFQDILYSSKDNFLIDWLRSLPFHFIKTIDTKEGEKEFVMTHAGIPPHWTKKELVSHSNKLSSNLASNDYRNFLKKIFGNKPDHPDKCKKDEEVLRLNINFLTRMRFYNADGSLELDYKGKVETAPNNLKPWFEYKLKILEENTHILFGHWAALNGVTGKDNITALDTGCAWGNKLTAIRLEDRATFSCDKLN; translated from the coding sequence ATGTCAAATTATGCTATTGGTGATTTGCAAGGTTGCTATGGTGAGTTGCAATGCCTGTTAAAAAAAATCTCATTTAATAAAACTGAAGATTCATTGTGGTTTTGTGGTGATCTAGTAAACAGAGGTTCTGAATCTCTGAACTGTCTTCAGTTTCTTTATTCTATAAGGGAAAGATGCCATATTGTCCTAGGAAATCATGATCTCCACTTAATTGCAGTGCAAAACTCAATCAGAGATATAAGCAAAAATGATACATTCCAAGATATTTTATATAGCTCAAAAGATAACTTTTTAATTGATTGGTTAAGATCGCTTCCCTTTCACTTCATTAAGACAATTGATACAAAAGAAGGTGAAAAAGAATTTGTAATGACCCATGCCGGTATCCCACCTCATTGGACAAAAAAAGAGTTGGTTAGTCATTCAAATAAGCTTAGTTCGAATCTTGCAAGTAATGACTACCGTAATTTTCTTAAAAAAATATTCGGAAATAAACCTGATCATCCAGATAAATGTAAAAAAGATGAAGAAGTATTGAGGTTAAATATTAATTTTTTAACGAGAATGAGATTTTATAACGCCGACGGGTCCCTTGAATTGGATTACAAAGGGAAGGTTGAAACAGCTCCCAATAATTTAAAACCTTGGTTTGAATATAAGCTTAAAATTTTAGAAGAAAATACGCACATACTTTTTGGGCATTGGGCGGCATTAAATGGTGTTACTGGGAAAGATAACATAACGGCCCTAGATACAGGTTGTGCATGGGGCAATAAGTTAACAGCGATAAGGCTAGAAGATAGAGCAACCTTTAGCTGTGATAAGCTAAATTAG
- a CDS encoding pteridine reductase, with protein sequence MKQKFIFLTGGAKRIGKSTCQHFHNEGFNIIFHYNSSESEANEIKKTLNKIRKDSCFTLQADFDEESSIKKLTQGLSEITDELSVLINNASSFYPTPIEDASMDEWNNLMATNATTPLFLTQALLPFLKKGKGCIINISDTLAPSGIKNFSLYSGAKSALEGITKSLAKELAPDIRVNAISPGAILWPEDEDLSEDQQKQRLAKVPLGRIGCPEDISSLAVFLSEAEYITGQVIKVDGGRSIN encoded by the coding sequence ATGAAACAAAAATTTATCTTCCTTACTGGTGGTGCAAAAAGAATTGGGAAGAGTACTTGTCAACATTTCCACAATGAAGGTTTCAATATCATATTCCACTACAATTCCTCTGAATCAGAAGCGAATGAGATTAAGAAAACTTTAAACAAAATTAGAAAAGACTCTTGTTTCACTTTACAGGCAGATTTTGATGAGGAATCTTCAATTAAAAAATTGACTCAAGGCTTGTCTGAAATAACTGACGAGCTATCAGTTTTAATAAATAATGCATCTAGTTTCTACCCTACTCCAATAGAAGATGCATCAATGGACGAGTGGAATAACTTAATGGCCACTAACGCAACAACTCCGTTATTCTTGACCCAAGCCCTTCTGCCCTTCTTAAAAAAAGGCAAGGGATGCATCATAAATATTTCTGACACATTAGCTCCAAGTGGTATAAAAAATTTCAGTCTGTACTCGGGTGCCAAATCTGCTTTGGAAGGTATTACTAAGTCTTTAGCAAAGGAGTTAGCCCCAGATATAAGGGTAAATGCAATATCTCCCGGAGCGATACTATGGCCTGAGGATGAAGACTTGAGTGAAGATCAACAAAAGCAAAGATTAGCAAAAGTCCCCTTAGGGAGGATTGGCTGTCCAGAGGATATTTCATCTTTGGCAGTCTTTTTATCCGAGGCAGAATATATAACGGGTCAGGTGATAAAAGTTGATGGTGGTCGATCCATAAACTAG
- the folB gene encoding dihydroneopterin aldolase — protein MDKVFIKGLEVEGIIGIFQWEREVKQVISVDIEMEFDNKLAAKSDSIEDALNYKKVGKRVTAFVQKSKFKLVESLAENIAKIILKEFPVGKVKVTLSKPGALRGSESVGIIIERP, from the coding sequence ATGGATAAAGTTTTCATTAAAGGTTTGGAAGTCGAAGGAATCATTGGTATTTTTCAGTGGGAACGCGAGGTAAAACAAGTTATATCCGTAGATATAGAAATGGAATTTGATAATAAGTTAGCTGCTAAGTCAGATTCTATAGAAGATGCACTGAATTATAAGAAAGTAGGAAAGAGGGTCACGGCTTTCGTACAAAAGTCAAAATTTAAACTTGTTGAGTCACTTGCCGAGAATATAGCAAAGATAATTCTTAAAGAATTTCCTGTTGGAAAGGTTAAAGTAACTTTAAGCAAACCGGGAGCTCTAAGAGGATCTGAGTCTGTTGGAATAATTATTGAACGACCTTGA
- a CDS encoding riboflavin synthase subunit alpha has protein sequence MFTGIIQEIGIISNKEETESGVRLEVKVSKTFLIKLQKGASISVNGVCLTVIEFGNDTISFDVIPETLRVTNIEFLSVDSKVNLERSLKFGDEVGGHILSGHISCRAPSKLISSDDEIELKVECPKEWINYIFHKGYIALNGASLTVANKTDDTFSVYLIPETLNATNLSDIKDGDSLNIEVDQTTYAAVKASEARFEEN, from the coding sequence ATGTTTACAGGAATTATTCAAGAAATCGGTATTATTTCTAACAAAGAAGAAACTGAATCAGGTGTAAGGCTTGAAGTTAAAGTTTCAAAAACTTTTCTTATTAAATTACAGAAGGGAGCCAGCATTTCTGTCAATGGTGTTTGTTTAACAGTCATCGAATTTGGAAACGATACCATTTCTTTTGATGTAATACCTGAAACCTTGAGAGTTACAAACATAGAATTTCTATCTGTTGACTCAAAAGTTAATCTTGAAAGATCTCTAAAGTTTGGCGATGAAGTGGGAGGTCATATTTTATCTGGGCATATCTCATGTAGAGCGCCTTCAAAGCTAATTAGTTCGGATGATGAAATTGAGCTTAAAGTAGAGTGTCCGAAGGAGTGGATAAATTACATTTTTCATAAGGGTTATATTGCTTTAAATGGCGCTAGCCTTACTGTTGCGAATAAAACAGATGATACTTTCTCGGTTTATTTAATTCCAGAGACATTAAATGCAACCAATCTTTCTGATATCAAAGATGGTGATTCATTAAATATTGAGGTAGATCAGACGACTTATGCTGCTGTGAAAGCTTCTGAGGCAAGATTTGAAGAAAACTAG